The following proteins come from a genomic window of Malus sylvestris chromosome 4, drMalSylv7.2, whole genome shotgun sequence:
- the LOC126620015 gene encoding uncharacterized protein LOC126620015 — protein sequence MLSPDFSLCLCLIPERVGFGKLSLVAALAAQLAASVVQAGTKEITTKRNHCHQQLWLRSSSLSSIPPKFHYLSLLSPTQCVSIFPSVKEECEETLEKIKEGELIMVLMNSHLELVTTNQLTINFRSRLNYALNVKLALRFNSSIQRTLELKAELLNQL from the exons ATGCTGTCTCCTGATTTCAGCCTTTGTCTCTGCTTAATTCCAGAAAGAGTG GGTTTTGGAAAATTATCTTTGGTTGCGGCATTGGCGGCTCAGTTGGCTGCAAGTGTAGTCCAGGCAGGCACAAAAGAGATCACTACTAAG CGGAATCACTGCCACCAACAGCTATGGCTGCGCAGTTCGTCGTTGTCCAGTATTCCTCCGAAATTCCACTATCTCTCTTTACTCTCTCCGACTCAGTGCGTCTCTATTTTTCCAT cGGTTAAAGAAGAGTGCGAGGAAACTTTAGAAAAGATTAAGGAAGGTGAATTGATCATG GTTCTGATGAATTCTCATTTAGAGTTGGTGACCACCAATCAACTCACCATCAACTTTAGATCAAGATTGAACTATGCCTTAAATGT AAAACTTGCATTAAGATTCAACTCTTCGATTCAAAGGACCTTAGAATTGAAGGCTGAATTATT AAACCAGCTGTGA
- the LOC126617784 gene encoding general transcription and DNA repair factor IIH subunit TFB2-like isoform X3, producing MGMPTYSFSVQTSHLTSMAEEGFDFNACIYNVAMLVSPHLSFLAQERGLDSADLISFLVELSFHVNGEAYNINTFNERQNNIVKDLADLGLIKLQQGRIDVGTKLVS from the exons ATGGGGATGCCAACTTATAGCTTTTCAGTTCAAACATCACATTTGACTTCCATGGCGGAAGAAGGTTTTGATTTCAATGCCTGCATATATAATG TAGCTATGTTGGTCTCTCCTCACCTCTCCTTTTTGGCGCAGGAGCGTGGATTAGATTCTGCAGATTTGATTTCATTCCTGGTAGaacttagttttcatgttaATGGCGAG GCATATAACATAAATACATTCAATGAGAGGCAAAATAATATAGTCAAGGATCTTGCAGATTTGGGACTGATCAAACTTCAGCAG GGGCGGATCGACGTTGGGACAAAGTTGGTCAGTTGA
- the LOC126617784 gene encoding general transcription and DNA repair factor IIH subunit TFB2-like isoform X1: MGMPTYSFSVQTSHLTSMAEEGFDFNACIYNVAMLVSPHLSFLAQERGLDSADLISFLVELSFHVNGEAYNINTFNERQNNIVKDLADLGLIKLQQGRKDSWFIPTNLATNLLVSLTDSSSRKQVQLHVLV, from the exons ATGGGGATGCCAACTTATAGCTTTTCAGTTCAAACATCACATTTGACTTCCATGGCGGAAGAAGGTTTTGATTTCAATGCCTGCATATATAATG TAGCTATGTTGGTCTCTCCTCACCTCTCCTTTTTGGCGCAGGAGCGTGGATTAGATTCTGCAGATTTGATTTCATTCCTGGTAGaacttagttttcatgttaATGGCGAG GCATATAACATAAATACATTCAATGAGAGGCAAAATAATATAGTCAAGGATCTTGCAGATTTGGGACTGATCAAACTTCAGCAG GGAAGGAAAGACAGTTGGTTTATACCTACTAACTTAGCTACTAATCTTTTAGTTAGCTTGACAGACTCATCATCGAGGAAACAA GTACAATTGCATGTTTTAGTTTGA
- the LOC126617784 gene encoding general transcription and DNA repair factor IIH subunit TFB2-like isoform X2, with protein sequence MGMPTYSFSVQTSHLTSMAEEGFDFNACIYNVAMLVSPHLSFLAQERGLDSADLISFLVELSFHVNGEAYNINTFNERQNNIVKDLADLGLIKLQQGRKDSWFIPTNLATNLLVSLTDSSSRKQVSYLYSF encoded by the exons ATGGGGATGCCAACTTATAGCTTTTCAGTTCAAACATCACATTTGACTTCCATGGCGGAAGAAGGTTTTGATTTCAATGCCTGCATATATAATG TAGCTATGTTGGTCTCTCCTCACCTCTCCTTTTTGGCGCAGGAGCGTGGATTAGATTCTGCAGATTTGATTTCATTCCTGGTAGaacttagttttcatgttaATGGCGAG GCATATAACATAAATACATTCAATGAGAGGCAAAATAATATAGTCAAGGATCTTGCAGATTTGGGACTGATCAAACTTCAGCAG GGAAGGAAAGACAGTTGGTTTATACCTACTAACTTAGCTACTAATCTTTTAGTTAGCTTGACAGACTCATCATCGAGGAAACAAGTTAGTTATTTGTACTCATTCTAA
- the LOC126618525 gene encoding putative wall-associated receptor kinase-like 16 isoform X1 yields the protein MNLSSFYDFLYACLCMSLFYQPAHAQQVYLNITQYCDASYSPMSNGYLCDSSVIKSCQSFVTFRSQPPHDTAISIASLLSSEASEIASVNKVSASDKIPSNRLVVVPVSCSCSGSIFQHFSTYTVTEGDTYYKTAVYTFQGLATCQSMIGQNYYEPVNITVGAVLTVLVRCACPSEKQTADGITSLLTYTVAMNDTIARIGEIFGVNSQSILEANLLSRDSIIDPNTTVLVPLKSKKCPTSDGNFVANGSILEYVDCIRNGKKFPVKLVTLLGIGIGFAFICVFLLCYYLYQCLKRRRTKTRKENFFKQNGGFLLREKFSSYGISSNAKLFTAEELERATDNYNESRFLGEGGYGTVYKGMLPDGTIVAVKRSRAIDENQIEQFINEVVILTQINHRNIVKLLGSCLETVVPLLVYEYISNGTLTHHIRQKKDSTESSLSWEYRLRIACEVAGAVAYMHSAASIPIYHRDIKSSNILLDHNYSAKVSDFGTSKSVPLDKTHLTTQVQGTFGYMDPEYFQSCKFTDKSDTYSFGVTLVEILTGHTPYSFAKDEGENLVASFISLTREDELVQILDPQVARDADVKQIRTIAELAKQCLRLNGAKRPSMKEVSTELEGLRNAQRCHETFREDSIEQNIDFPMEIESASL from the exons ATGAACCTATCTTCCTTCTATGATTTCCTCTATGCTTGCCTGTGTATGTCCCTATTTTATCAACCAGCACACGCTCAGCAGGTATACCTCAACATTACACAGTACTGCGATGCTAGCTATAGCCCCATGTCAAATGGGTACCTCTGTGATTCCAGTGTCATCAAGTCCTGCCAGTCCTTCGTCACGTTCAGATCGCAGCCGCCCCATGACACCGCCATCAGCATcgcctctctcctctcctccgAAGCCTCAGAGATTGCCTCAGTTAACAAGGTTTCAGCAAGTGACAAGATTCCAAGCAACAGGTTGGTTGTAGTTCCAGTTTCTTGTTCATGTTCGGGCAGTATCTTCCAGCACTTCTCTACTTACACCGTGACAGAAGGCGATACGTATTATAAGACGGCCGTCTACACTTTCCAAGGCCTGGCTACATGTCAGTCTATGATAGGTCAGAACTATTATGAACCTGTAAATATTACGGTGGGAGCAGTGTTAACAGTTCTGGTGAGATGCGCTTGCCCGAGCGAAAAGCAAACTGCAGATGGGATTACATCCCTGCTGACATATACAGTAGCCATGAACGACACAATTGCAAGAATAGGAGAGATATTTGGGGTAAACAGTCAAAGTATACTAGAGGCAAATTTGTTGTCACGGGACAGCATTATCGACCCTAATACAACTGTTCTTGTTCCCCTCAAAAGCAAGAAATGCCCTACTTCTGATGGGAATTTCGTTGCAAATGGGAGTATCCTAGAATATGTCGATTGTATTCGCAACGGCAAAAAGTTTCCGGTGAAGTTGGTCACACTGCTAG GTATTGGGATTGGGTTTGCATTCATATGCGTGTTCCTTTTATGCTACTATTTATATCAATGCCTGAAGAGAAGGAGAACCAAAACCCGTAAGGAGAACTTTTTCAAGCAAAATGGGGGCTTCTTGTTGCGAGAAAAATTCTCATCTTATGGAATTAGTAGCAATGCAAAACTATTTACTGCAGAGGAGTTGGAGAGAGCAACAGATAACTACAACGAGAGCCGGTTTCTAGGGGAAGGAGGTTATGGCACAGTTTATAAAGGGATGTTACCTGACGGAACCATAGTAGCGGTTAAAAGGTCAAGGGCGATAGACGAAAATCAGATTGAGCAATTCATCAATGAAGTTGTCATTCTAACTCAAATCAATCATCGAAACATCGTGAAATTGCTTGGTTCTTGCTTGGAGACGGTGGTTCCATTGTTAGTATATGAGTATATTTCTAATGGAACTCTCACCCATCATATCCGTCAGAAGAAAGACTCAACCGAATCATCACTTTCGTGGGAATATCGTTTAAGGATCGCTTGTGAAGTTGCCGGAGCAGTAGCGTATATGCACTCAGCAGCGTCAATCCCCATCTATCATAGAGACATCAAGTCGTCTAACATACTTCTAGACCATAACTACAGTGCTAAAGTATCCGACTTTGGGACTTCCAAATCAGTTCCCCTTGACAAAACTCACTTGACGACACAAGTACAGGGGACTTTCGGGTACATGGATCCAGAGTACTTCCAATCTTGTAAGTTCACAGACAAAAGCGATACCTATAGCTTCGGAGTTACGCTCGTGGAGATACTAACTGGACACACCCCGTATTCTTTTGCAAAAGATGAAGGAGAAAACCTGGTTGCATCGTTCATTTCATTGACGAGGGAAGATGAACTCGTTCAGATTTTGGATCCTCAAGTGGCTAGAGATGCAGATGTTAAGCAAATTCGCACGATTGCAGAGCTTGCAAAACAGTGTTTGAGGCTGAATGGGGCAAAGAGGCCTAGTATGAAAGAGGTATCAACAGAGTTGGAAGGATTGAGGAACGCTCAAAGATGCCATGAAACGTTCCGAGAAGATTCTATAGAGCAAAATATTGATTTCCCCATGGAAATTGAATCTGCATCGCTTTGA